A region from the Fusarium graminearum PH-1 chromosome 4, whole genome shotgun sequence genome encodes:
- a CDS encoding isopentenyl-diphosphate Delta-isomerase: MSTTTTTTNQPITAESMLRLFPDIDTSSAPLSGHDEEQIRLMDEVCIVLDEDDKPIGTASKKICHLMTNIDKGLLHRAFSVFLFNDKNELLLQQRATEKITFPDMWTNTCCSHPLHIPTETGSTLEDSIAGVKRAAQRKLEHELGIKKEQVPFEDFHFLTRIHYKAPSDGMWGEHEIDYILFIKANVDLDINKNEVRDTQYVTPESLKQQFDDPSLVFTPWFKLICNSMLFEWWQNLDSGLDKYLNEQEIRRM, from the exons ATGTCTACAACAACTACCACAACCAACCAGCCTATCACGGCCGAATCTATGCTTCGTCTCTTCCCGGACATTGATACTAGCTCAGCGCCTCTCTCCGGTCACGATGAGGAGCAGATTCGTCTTATGGACGAGGTTTGCATTGTcctcgacgaggacgacaAGCCCATTGGAACAGCCAGCAAGAAGATTT GCCATCTCATGACCAACATTGACAAGGGCCTCCTTCACCGTGCCTTCTCCGTCTTCCTCTTtaacgacaagaacgagctcctcctccaacagCGCGCCACCGAGAAGATCACCTTCCCCGACATGTGGACCAACACTTGCTGCTCTCACCCTCTTCACATCCCTACCGAGACTGGTTCCACTCTCGAGGACTCTATCGCGGGTGTCAAGCGAGCTGCCCAGCGCAAGCTTGAGCATGAATTGggtatcaagaaggagcaggtCCCCTTCGAGGACTTTCACTTCCTGACCCGTATTCACTACAAGGCTCCCAGTGACGGAATGTGGGGTGAGCATGAGA TTGACTACATTCTTTTTATCAAGGCCAacgtcgaccttgacatcaacaagaacgaggtcCGAGATACCCAATACGTTACTCCCGAGAGCCTCAAGCAACAATTCGACGATCCCAGCCTGGTTTTCACTCCTTGGTTCAAGCTCATCTGCAACTCTATGCTCTTTGAGTGGTGGCAGAACCTCGACTCTGGTCTCGACAAGTACTTGAACGAACAGGAGATCCGACGCATGTAA